The genomic stretch GCTGGCGGTGGTAGCCGCCAAACAGACCGGCCAGAATGCCGTCCTGGCTATTGACAATCCCATTCCCTTCAATCAATTAACCAACATCATAACTAATTTCTCGCTCTCACTGATAGCCGTGCCCAATGCCGATAAATACTTGCCAGAGGTGCTGAAAAAAGCTAACCTGACAGGCGGAAATAAAATATTATACCTGGTTGGTCCGGAAGGCGATTTTACCAGGGAAGAAGTCGCCGCTGCCATCAAATGGGGTGTCCAGCCGGTCCGGCTGCCGGTTAACTCCATCTTGCGAGTGGAAACCGCGGCCATAACCATGCTGGGAATGTTATTATATCACTTTACTTCTAATTAATCCCCTCTATTAAGAGGGGCAAGGGGTGTATCAAATGCGTCAGTTAAAGAAACCCAAGACCGCTTATATCTGCCAGAAATGCGGCGCCGCCAGCCCTAAATGGCTGGGCCGATGCCCGGAATGCGGCGAATGGGGAACCATTATCGAAGAACTGGTCGCCCCAACATCCGCTACCCCGCGACAGTCCCTGGGACAGGAAAAACCCGTATCCATCAATGACATCAAAGTCCTAACCTCCACCCGTCTGACCAGCGACATCAAGGAATTCGACCGCATCCTGGGCGGCGGAATCGTGGTCGGCTCGGCCACGCTTATCGGCGGCGACCCGGGCATCGGCAAATCAACCATCCTGCTGCAGGTCTGCAATAAATTGGCCCAGGGCGGCATCAAGATACTTTACGTCAGCGCCGAGGAATCGGTTTACCAGACCAAGATTCGGGCCGAACGGCTCAATATCACCTCGGACAATCTCTGGATTGTCTCGGAAACCAATATCGCGCTGATTGCCGCCTATATAGATGAATACAAACCCAATCTGGTGGTGATTGATTCTATCCAGATGGTTTATAAGCCGGAAATACCGACCTCACCGGGCACGCTCACCCAGGTGCGCGAATCAGCCATGGATTTGGTCTATCTCTGCAAACGCTCCCATATCTGCCTGTTCCTGGTCGGCCACATCACCAAGGAGGGCTCGCTGGCCGGGCCAAAGAGTCTGGAGCATCTGGTGGATACAGTCCTTTACTTTGAGGGCGACCGGTTCCAGTCATTCCGCATCCTCCGGGCCGTCAAGAACCGCTTCGGCTCAACCAACGAAATCGGCATCTTTGAGATGAAGGAAGACGGACTGTCTGAGGTTACCAATCCATCGGAGTTATTTATCTCCCAGTCCAATCAAGACGTTGCCGGCACCGTGGCGATTTCCACGCTCATCGGTTCGCGGCCGTTTTTGGTTGAAGTCCAGGCACTAACCTCAAGGTCTTATTATGCCGCGCCCACCCGCCGGGTTAGCGGAGTGGACTTTAACCGCACGGTCATGATTCTGGCCGTGCTGGAGCGCCGGCTCGGCCTGACCCTGGGCTCCCAGGACGTCTATGTCAACGTGGTCGGCGGTGTCAAGATAGATGAACCGGCCGCAGACCTGGGCATTGCCTTAGCCGTCTTCAGCTGCTATAAAAATAAGCCCCTCCCGGCCGGCATGGCCTTTATCGGCGAGGTCGGACTGACCGGGGAAATCAGGCCGGTCAACCAGATTGAAACCCGCATCCAGGAGGCAGTCCGGCTGGGATTCAAGAAGATTGTTATCCCCCAAGGCAATGCCAAAAACCTGAAAACCAAAGACGTAAAACTTATTACGCCGTCGTATCTATCGGAAATAATAAAGGAGTTATTCTAAAACACTAAATACCAGAGTAACACGCACTAAGCGAAGCGTGACCACGAAGTGAATAACACGAATGGAACGAATCACACGAATAACTAAATTCGTCTTATTCGCCGTATTCGTGAGATTCGTGTTCTCTTCTTTACATTTGGCTAATATATTACTATTTGTGTTTAAAGGAGTTTTATATGAAAACTGTCAAGGTCTATTCAACGCCCACCTGCCCCTGGTGCGTCCGGGCCAAGGAATATCTCAAAGGCAAAAATATACCCTTTGAGGATATTGATGTCGCGGCCGATACGGCAAAGGCCAAGGAAATGGTCAAGGTCTCAGGCCAGATGGGCGTGCCGGTCATTACCGTGGATAACGAGGTGATTATCGGATTTGACCAGAATAAGTTGAATCAATTGCTGGGCGCTAAATAAGATTGCTTCGCTTACGCTTCTAATGACTGTCATTGCGATGGCGCCAACGGCGCCAGAAGCAATCCCATCAGTCATCTCGCTCTAATCCCTCCGTTATCACTACGGGATAAGAGACAGTACGTCACTTCGTTCCTACTGTCTCTAATATACCCTTATCGGCATGACCACGGTCTGTTTGTTTTCCAGCGCCAATCGTCTCTGAATCCTGAGAGCGGTTTCATTATGTAGTATCTGTGTAAAGAAGTTCTCGTCCTTGAAGACCAGTTTACTGCTGAAGAATACCGAGCGGGGATATTCCCTGTGTATCTGATTGCTCAGGGTCACCAACATCTCTATGGTATCCACCGAGACGTCAAACCGGTATTCGGCATAGAAACCGAAGTCATTGGCCATCTGGACGTATTTCTTCATATCCGTCTCGGTATTGGCGCGCAGGTTCTCCACCTCGCTTACTCCCTTAAATCTTCCGATATCCAACTCCCCTACCGAGACAAAAACGATTCTCTTGAATATCTTGGGGAACAGTTTTTCCACCGAGAAGAACATATGAATCCCAAAGCCGTTATAGCCGCTGACCAGAAGCACGGCCGTCGGCTCTTCAGGCGGGATTTTCTCGGGTATGGGCTGCAGGTTTTCCAGCCGCGGCACATTAGTGAGTATATCGTCCAGCCTCTTGAGGGCCCGGCGGGTGGATAAATAATGCTGTTTAATAATGACAGCTACTACGATCACGCCCCCGGTAATTAACAAGGTCAACCAGCCGCCCTCGCTGAACTTAAAGGCGATTAATATCAACAGAACGCTTGTTGTTAACAAGAACCCGGTGGAATTAACCATAAACTTGCCAAACCACTTATTATTCTGGCCCCTGACTTGGAGCCAGTGCCGACACATACCTAATTGGGAAAGCGAAAAGGTGATAAAAACGTTGATGCTGTAAAGCACGACCAGGAAAGCAACACTGCCTCTGGTAAGCATGACAATGGCGATGGAACCGAGTCCCATAAACAGAATGCCGTTGGAAATAGTCAGCCGTTCGTTCAGGTGGGTAAAGCGCCTCGGCATCCACTGGTCCAACGCCATATTGGACATTACGCGTGGACCATCAATAAAACCGGCCTGAGCCGCCACAAATAACAACGCCGCCTCAGAAACAAGCGTCAAAATCACCAGCCACTGGCCGAATGGCGTATTCCATGTCTGGACAATTCTCTCAAACAACGTGGCATTAAGTGTTTTACCCTCGCTAACCACAACCTGAAATAGCCCATAGAAAAGCAGGATAAATCCCGAAACCAGCGCCAGGGAAACTGCCATATAAAGCATCGTTTTTTTGCCTGTTTGCACCCTTGGTTCGCTTAAAGTCGGTAAAGCGTTACTGACCGCTT from Planctomycetota bacterium encodes the following:
- a CDS encoding glutaredoxin family protein; translation: MKTVKVYSTPTCPWCVRAKEYLKGKNIPFEDIDVAADTAKAKEMVKVSGQMGVPVITVDNEVIIGFDQNKLNQLLGAK
- a CDS encoding APC family permease; translated protein: MKLSDIKHFLIGKAKNPFDPGIFRRISLMALLAWVGLGADGLSSSCYGPEHAFVGLNGNGFLVVYLAIAVAMTIAIISLSYSQIIEEFPLGGGGYTVATKLISPSAGVVAGSALIVDYVLTIAISVASGVDAIFSFLSPQFQSYKVISCILGVSILIILNLRGVKESITVLLPIFATFVITHIIMIGSALFQHSFALASFVADSIPQTRTMVQTTGIWAMLFILLKAYTHGAGTFTGIEAVSNALPTLSEPRVQTGKKTMLYMAVSLALVSGFILLFYGLFQVVVSEGKTLNATLFERIVQTWNTPFGQWLVILTLVSEAALLFVAAQAGFIDGPRVMSNMALDQWMPRRFTHLNERLTISNGILFMGLGSIAIVMLTRGSVAFLVVLYSINVFITFSLSQLGMCRHWLQVRGQNNKWFGKFMVNSTGFLLTTSVLLILIAFKFSEGGWLTLLITGGVIVVAVIIKQHYLSTRRALKRLDDILTNVPRLENLQPIPEKIPPEEPTAVLLVSGYNGFGIHMFFSVEKLFPKIFKRIVFVSVGELDIGRFKGVSEVENLRANTETDMKKYVQMANDFGFYAEYRFDVSVDTIEMLVTLSNQIHREYPRSVFFSSKLVFKDENFFTQILHNETALRIQRRLALENKQTVVMPIRVY
- the radA gene encoding DNA repair protein RadA, producing MRQLKKPKTAYICQKCGAASPKWLGRCPECGEWGTIIEELVAPTSATPRQSLGQEKPVSINDIKVLTSTRLTSDIKEFDRILGGGIVVGSATLIGGDPGIGKSTILLQVCNKLAQGGIKILYVSAEESVYQTKIRAERLNITSDNLWIVSETNIALIAAYIDEYKPNLVVIDSIQMVYKPEIPTSPGTLTQVRESAMDLVYLCKRSHICLFLVGHITKEGSLAGPKSLEHLVDTVLYFEGDRFQSFRILRAVKNRFGSTNEIGIFEMKEDGLSEVTNPSELFISQSNQDVAGTVAISTLIGSRPFLVEVQALTSRSYYAAPTRRVSGVDFNRTVMILAVLERRLGLTLGSQDVYVNVVGGVKIDEPAADLGIALAVFSCYKNKPLPAGMAFIGEVGLTGEIRPVNQIETRIQEAVRLGFKKIVIPQGNAKNLKTKDVKLITPSYLSEIIKELF